A window from Pokkaliibacter sp. MBI-7 encodes these proteins:
- a CDS encoding IS4 family transposase — protein sequence MRLSRALALTHEAASTTHALDELGALLDPDLVSTALETAGVATLRKRRLPLEAMIWCVIAMALFRRMSAWDAASRMGIMLPGQRPLVAPSAIVQGRQRLGSAAVREVFSLTQQRWHASANHPTWAGLRLLSVDGVVWRTPDTDDNRKHYGSASNQHGDTGFPQVRMVCQMELTSHMLVSSAFAGYHSNEMKLAEQLIDSTPDHSLTLFDRGFYSLGLLHRWQQTGTQRHWLLPLRKDAQYEVLYKLGRQDAIVSLKTSPQARKQWPELPDTLQARLLSKTIKGKVRQVLTSMIDPLRFPPDDIVDLYSQRWEIELGYREMKQGMLAGHYTLRSKTPEMIEQELWGVLLGYNLLRYQMLEMSRHCPGISPCEMSFTACTWAILGFLNGVSLNHPGNIPRYLAELQASAMHYVLPHRREERSYPRVVKPKPSKYPTRNKNASQLN from the coding sequence ATGCGACTGTCCCGCGCCTTGGCACTGACTCACGAAGCCGCTTCTACTACTCACGCCCTTGATGAACTGGGGGCGCTGCTTGATCCAGACCTGGTCAGCACCGCACTGGAAACGGCGGGAGTGGCGACCTTACGTAAGCGACGTCTCCCCCTTGAAGCCATGATCTGGTGCGTGATCGCCATGGCGTTGTTTCGCCGGATGTCAGCCTGGGATGCCGCTAGCCGTATGGGCATCATGCTGCCTGGACAGAGGCCATTGGTAGCACCCAGTGCCATCGTGCAAGGTCGGCAACGCTTGGGCAGTGCGGCGGTGCGAGAAGTCTTTTCCCTGACGCAACAACGCTGGCATGCCAGCGCCAATCACCCCACCTGGGCGGGTTTGCGCCTGCTCAGTGTCGATGGCGTGGTCTGGCGCACACCGGATACGGACGACAACCGCAAGCACTATGGCAGTGCCAGTAACCAGCATGGCGATACCGGCTTTCCTCAAGTGCGCATGGTCTGCCAGATGGAACTGACCAGTCACATGCTGGTGAGCAGTGCTTTTGCCGGCTACCACAGCAACGAGATGAAGCTGGCCGAACAACTGATCGACAGCACACCCGATCACTCGCTGACCTTGTTCGACCGTGGCTTCTATTCGCTGGGGCTTCTTCATCGCTGGCAACAAACAGGCACTCAGCGCCATTGGCTACTGCCGCTGCGCAAGGATGCTCAATATGAGGTGCTATACAAGCTGGGACGCCAGGATGCCATCGTCTCGCTAAAGACCTCGCCGCAGGCGCGTAAGCAATGGCCCGAGCTGCCCGACACGCTACAGGCCAGGTTATTAAGCAAGACCATCAAGGGCAAAGTCCGGCAAGTACTGACTTCGATGATCGATCCTCTGCGCTTTCCGCCAGATGACATCGTGGATCTGTACAGCCAGCGTTGGGAAATCGAATTGGGCTATCGAGAAATGAAGCAAGGCATGCTCGCGGGTCACTACACACTGCGCAGTAAAACGCCGGAGATGATTGAACAAGAGCTGTGGGGCGTACTGCTGGGGTACAATCTGCTGCGTTATCAAATGCTGGAAATGAGTCGCCACTGCCCTGGCATCTCCCCCTGCGAAATGAGTTTCACCGCCTGCACCTGGGCGATCCTGGGCTTCTTGAACGGGGTCTCTTTGAATCATCCAGGCAACATCCCTCGCTACCTGGCTGAACTACAGGCTTCGGCCATGCACTACGTCCTGCCTCATCGACGTGAGGAGCGCAGTTACCCGCGGGTGGTCAAGCCCAAGCCGTCCAAGTATCCGACCAGAAATAAAAATGCCAGTCAGCTTAACTGA
- the lipA gene encoding lipoyl synthase, translated as MARIPVKIMPTEEMPRKPSWLKVRIPASPEVQRIKAKLRQHKLASVCEEASCPNLGECFSKGTATFMIMGEICTRRCPFCDVAHGRPNALSKDEPRELAEAIADMGLRYVVITSVDRDDLRDGGAQHFAECIRETRERSPKIEIEVLVPDFRGRMDIALDILAGTPPDVFNHNMESIPRLYRKIRPGSDYQWSLTLLQRYKAMRPEVKTKSGLMLGLGETNEEIVQVLKDLRAHDVDMVTMGQYLQPSRHHLPVDRFVTPEEFAELGRIAEDLGFLHVASGPLVRSSYHADKQAHGEKVS; from the coding sequence ATGGCGCGTATCCCGGTCAAAATCATGCCGACCGAAGAGATGCCGCGTAAGCCTTCCTGGCTGAAGGTTCGTATTCCCGCTTCTCCTGAAGTACAGCGTATCAAGGCCAAACTGCGTCAGCACAAGCTGGCCTCGGTCTGTGAGGAAGCCAGCTGCCCTAACCTGGGTGAGTGCTTTAGCAAGGGCACTGCTACCTTCATGATCATGGGTGAGATCTGTACCCGTCGCTGTCCTTTCTGTGACGTGGCGCACGGGCGTCCCAATGCTCTGAGCAAGGATGAGCCACGCGAACTGGCTGAAGCGATTGCCGATATGGGTCTTCGCTATGTCGTTATCACCTCGGTAGATCGTGATGATCTGCGCGACGGTGGTGCGCAGCATTTTGCTGAATGTATCCGTGAAACCCGTGAGCGCTCACCGAAGATCGAAATCGAAGTGCTGGTGCCTGACTTCCGTGGCCGTATGGATATCGCTCTGGATATTCTTGCTGGCACACCACCCGATGTCTTCAATCACAATATGGAATCGATCCCACGGCTGTATCGGAAGATTCGTCCTGGTTCTGACTACCAGTGGTCATTGACCCTGTTGCAGCGTTACAAGGCGATGCGTCCTGAGGTCAAAACCAAGTCGGGCCTGATGCTGGGGTTGGGTGAGACCAATGAAGAGATCGTCCAGGTACTGAAAGATTTGCGTGCGCACGATGTGGACATGGTTACCATGGGACAATATCTGCAGCCTTCGCGCCATCACTTGCCGGTAGACCGGTTTGTTACGCCGGAAGAGTTTGCTGAGCTTGGGCGCATTGCCGAGGATCTGGGCTTCCTGCATGTTGCCAGCGGCCCTCTGGTTCGCTCCAGTTATCATGCCGATAAGCAGGCACATGGTGAGAAAGTAAGCTGA
- the lipB gene encoding lipoyl(octanoyl) transferase LipB — translation MQDSEKTESAVEFVRSLIVRDLGVQPYEPIWKAMQCFTDQRGPEQQDEIWIVQHAPVFTQGQAGKAEHVLAPGDIPVVNVDRGGQVTYHGPGQLVCYLLLDLRRNHIGVRELVTLMENAVVTVLGQYGISSYPKADAPGVYVDGDKICSLGLRVRRGCSFHGLALNVDMDLSPFQRINPCGYQGLQMTQVVAHHPGITVSDVSAALQKYLTAKLGYTHTSFYQHLDHVYV, via the coding sequence ATGCAGGACAGCGAGAAGACTGAGTCTGCTGTGGAGTTTGTCAGGTCACTGATTGTCCGGGATCTCGGGGTGCAGCCCTATGAGCCGATCTGGAAAGCCATGCAGTGCTTTACCGATCAGCGTGGACCTGAGCAACAGGATGAGATCTGGATCGTTCAGCACGCCCCGGTGTTCACTCAGGGGCAGGCGGGTAAAGCCGAGCACGTCCTGGCTCCAGGCGATATCCCGGTAGTCAATGTGGATCGTGGCGGCCAGGTCACCTATCACGGCCCCGGTCAGCTGGTGTGTTATTTACTGCTCGATTTGCGCCGTAATCATATTGGTGTCAGGGAACTGGTGACACTGATGGAAAACGCGGTAGTGACCGTATTGGGGCAGTATGGTATCAGCTCTTATCCCAAGGCCGATGCGCCTGGCGTCTACGTCGATGGCGACAAGATTTGCTCATTGGGGTTGCGTGTTCGCCGCGGCTGCAGTTTTCATGGCCTGGCACTCAATGTAGACATGGATCTCAGCCCTTTCCAGCGTATCAACCCTTGTGGCTATCAGGGGCTACAGATGACTCAAGTCGTGGCGCATCACCCTGGCATCACAGTGTCCGATGTCTCTGCTGCGCTGCAGAAATACCTGACTGCAAAGTTAGGCTATACTCACACCTCTTTTTACCAGCATCTGGACCACGTTTATGTCTGA
- a CDS encoding DUF493 family protein produces MKETDPQAPKIEFPCPNYPIKVMGDNVPHYSRVVIEIIERHAPGFDQAIIRESISRNGRFVSLTMEITATGTAQLQAMFDDLKGTGLVKMVL; encoded by the coding sequence ATGAAAGAAACCGATCCGCAAGCACCAAAGATCGAGTTCCCTTGCCCCAATTACCCCATCAAGGTGATGGGAGATAACGTACCGCACTATAGCCGGGTCGTTATCGAAATTATTGAGCGTCACGCCCCCGGCTTTGATCAGGCCATCATTCGTGAGAGCATCAGCCGTAATGGTCGTTTCGTATCTCTGACCATGGAAATTACCGCTACAGGCACAGCTCAGTTGCAGGCCATGTTTGATGATCTGAAAGGTACTGGGCTGGTGAAAATGGTGCTCTGA
- a CDS encoding D-amino acid aminotransferase, with amino-acid sequence MSTVYLNGVFMAAEEAKVSVFDRGFLFADSVYELIPVVDGQGLEMQAHLQRFATSLKAIGITVEMDWQKLCLQLVERNGGGHQAVYLQVSRGSEGRRSMTYSAAIQPTVFACCQPIPAPLARPVEQVNGVKVVLTEDVRWGRCDIKSTMLLPNILARQLAQRTGAEDALLVKEGLVLEGSSCNLFIVRHGEIVTPPLSPHILGGTTRSLLLQLARQAAMPVFEADISVAELCSADEVWLSSSSRGVLPVVKVDEQSVANGQPGPVWAKMAALYQQHTGTYTQP; translated from the coding sequence ATGTCGACGGTATACCTCAATGGAGTCTTTATGGCGGCGGAGGAAGCAAAAGTCTCGGTATTTGATCGGGGCTTTCTGTTTGCTGATAGCGTCTATGAGCTAATTCCTGTCGTTGATGGCCAGGGTCTGGAGATGCAGGCCCATCTGCAGCGTTTCGCCACTAGTCTCAAGGCTATCGGCATTACTGTTGAAATGGACTGGCAGAAGCTCTGTCTGCAGCTGGTTGAGCGTAACGGCGGTGGTCATCAGGCAGTCTATCTCCAGGTCTCCCGTGGCAGTGAAGGTCGTCGAAGCATGACCTACAGCGCTGCCATTCAGCCGACGGTGTTTGCCTGTTGTCAGCCCATTCCGGCTCCTCTGGCTAGGCCAGTGGAACAGGTCAATGGCGTCAAAGTGGTGTTGACTGAGGATGTGCGCTGGGGTCGTTGCGACATCAAATCGACCATGCTGTTGCCGAACATACTGGCCCGACAACTGGCGCAGCGCACCGGTGCGGAAGATGCGTTGCTGGTCAAGGAGGGGCTGGTGCTCGAAGGATCGAGCTGCAATCTCTTTATTGTGCGTCATGGAGAGATTGTGACACCGCCGCTCAGTCCCCATATCCTAGGGGGAACGACCCGAAGTCTGTTGCTGCAACTGGCCAGGCAGGCAGCGATGCCTGTCTTTGAAGCGGATATAAGCGTGGCTGAGCTCTGCAGTGCAGATGAGGTGTGGCTTAGCTCCTCGTCGCGCGGTGTGCTGCCAGTGGTTAAAGTGGATGAGCAGTCTGTTGCAAATGGACAACCGGGTCCCGTTTGGGCAAAAATGGCTGCCCTCTATCAGCAGCATACGGGTACCTATACCCAGCCTTGA
- a CDS encoding D-alanyl-D-alanine carboxypeptidase family protein, which translates to MLNTVRTLSASFLTVPLLFSAVGVHAETVPLPTPAPVNQVMVPAAPDIAAKSYILMEATTGQILVASNEHERLPPASLTKLMTAYIAESEMDRGRLKPNDLVNISVNAWKTGGSRMFVREGTQVPVMDLMRGIVIQSGNDATVAMAEHIAGSEDAFADLMNQMAQRLGMKDTHFMNPTGLPHPNHYSSAYDMAILARDIIQNYPDHYALYAEKEFTYNNIHQPNRNLLLDRDPSVDGLKTGHTDEAGYCLVASAKRDNTRLIGVEFGTDSIQARAQEMQKLLAYGYRYYETQHLYDAKQSLQSLRIWGGDVDQLSVGLATPLNVVIPRGQGANLQASLEVNHALEAPIAEGEQMGTVSIKLGDQVVRQVPLVALNKVEEGGFFKRMSDSVIRKVQGWL; encoded by the coding sequence ATGTTGAATACAGTACGTACCCTTAGTGCAAGTTTCCTCACCGTTCCTTTGCTGTTTTCCGCCGTGGGAGTGCATGCCGAAACGGTGCCTCTCCCCACTCCTGCGCCTGTCAATCAGGTAATGGTGCCTGCTGCGCCGGACATCGCTGCCAAATCCTATATTCTGATGGAGGCCACAACCGGCCAGATTCTGGTGGCCAGCAACGAGCACGAGCGGCTTCCCCCGGCCAGTCTGACCAAGTTGATGACGGCTTACATTGCTGAGTCAGAGATGGATCGTGGCCGTCTGAAGCCCAATGATCTGGTCAATATCAGCGTTAACGCCTGGAAGACCGGCGGCTCCCGCATGTTCGTTCGTGAGGGGACTCAGGTACCGGTCATGGACCTGATGCGCGGTATCGTCATTCAGTCAGGGAACGATGCCACGGTGGCCATGGCGGAACACATTGCCGGCAGTGAAGATGCGTTTGCTGATCTGATGAACCAGATGGCTCAGCGCCTGGGTATGAAAGATACCCACTTCATGAACCCTACGGGCTTGCCCCATCCCAATCACTACTCCAGCGCTTATGACATGGCAATTCTGGCGCGCGATATCATCCAGAACTACCCCGATCACTACGCCCTGTATGCTGAGAAAGAGTTCACCTACAACAACATCCACCAGCCTAACCGCAACCTGCTGCTGGATCGTGATCCCAGCGTTGACGGCCTGAAAACCGGCCATACCGATGAGGCCGGTTATTGCCTGGTAGCGTCTGCCAAGCGGGATAATACTCGTCTCATCGGCGTGGAGTTTGGAACCGACAGCATTCAGGCTCGCGCCCAGGAAATGCAAAAGCTGCTGGCTTATGGTTACCGCTACTATGAAACTCAGCACCTGTACGATGCTAAACAGTCTCTGCAGAGCCTGCGTATCTGGGGTGGTGATGTTGACCAGCTGTCAGTGGGTCTGGCGACGCCGCTGAATGTGGTTATTCCACGTGGTCAGGGGGCAAATCTGCAGGCCTCTCTGGAAGTGAACCATGCGCTGGAAGCACCGATTGCCGAAGGTGAGCAGATGGGTACTGTCAGCATCAAGCTGGGTGATCAGGTGGTGCGTCAGGTGCCGCTGGTTGCGCTGAATAAAGTTGAAGAGGGTGGCTTCTTCAAGCGTATGAGCGATAGCGTGATCCGTAAGGTTCAGGGCTGGCTGTAA
- a CDS encoding septal ring lytic transglycosylase RlpA family protein has translation MRWLLVLLSIVSVLLAGCSSTGTRTENAGRYSISKDRGPSEYRDVAQIPDAVPQVMPYSKWGNKTPYEVWGKTYSVMPSHIGYRADGLASWYGEKFHGHRTSSGDDYDLYGMSAAHKSLPIPSFAKVTNLDNGRSVIVKVNDRGPFHEDRLIDLSYAAAAKLGYADKGTARVRVESIDAAKWQRDHYHTSVATSEPLETSTGLTAVTLESKPVAPIKTSATPRMGSSSTSSLPAVSSTRVVGTPAPVVASSKPTLSATSAPLAAGNYLQVAAFSSAQAADQLSQRLKLELGEQRAKVDPAEVNGQTLYRVKIGPLREGEDVSSLSAGLEGIGLSQPYLVKLP, from the coding sequence ATGAGGTGGTTGCTCGTTCTTTTGAGCATAGTGTCGGTATTGCTGGCGGGTTGTTCATCAACCGGTACGCGCACTGAAAATGCTGGCCGCTATTCCATCAGTAAAGATCGTGGGCCGAGCGAATATCGCGATGTGGCGCAAATCCCCGATGCCGTGCCGCAAGTAATGCCTTATTCCAAGTGGGGCAACAAGACTCCCTATGAAGTCTGGGGAAAAACCTATAGCGTCATGCCCAGTCATATCGGTTATCGGGCTGACGGGTTGGCTTCCTGGTACGGCGAAAAGTTCCATGGTCATCGTACCTCCAGCGGAGATGACTACGATCTGTATGGCATGAGTGCTGCGCACAAGTCTCTGCCTATTCCCAGCTTTGCCAAGGTCACCAACCTTGATAATGGCCGCAGTGTCATTGTCAAAGTCAATGATCGTGGCCCCTTTCACGAAGACCGGCTGATTGATTTGTCCTATGCGGCAGCGGCCAAACTGGGTTATGCCGACAAGGGCACGGCCCGTGTGCGGGTTGAATCCATTGATGCGGCCAAATGGCAGCGTGATCACTACCACACCAGTGTTGCTACTTCGGAGCCTTTGGAGACTTCTACGGGTCTTACCGCTGTGACACTGGAGTCCAAGCCGGTCGCGCCTATCAAAACTTCTGCGACACCGCGTATGGGGAGCAGTAGTACGAGCAGCCTGCCAGCAGTGTCCTCGACCCGTGTAGTCGGGACGCCTGCACCTGTTGTGGCGAGTAGCAAGCCCACATTATCTGCGACCTCTGCGCCACTGGCAGCGGGAAATTATCTGCAGGTAGCCGCTTTTAGCTCGGCGCAGGCTGCAGATCAGCTCAGTCAAAGATTGAAACTGGAGTTGGGGGAGCAACGTGCTAAAGTCGACCCCGCCGAAGTGAATGGCCAGACGCTTTACCGTGTGAAGATTGGTCCACTGCGTGAGGGTGAGGATGTTTCCTCGCTTTCGGCAGGCCTTGAGGGAATCGGTTTAAGTCAGCCCTACCTTGTGAAGTTGCCTTGA
- the mltB gene encoding lytic murein transglycosylase B: MGKARLYAGMVLALSLLGNAWADGYADYPEAQQMAQQLDKEGIRKDWVLQVLSQAERKDSILEAISKPAERRLNWSEYRKIFLTQARINKGVAFWNANESALSRAEAQYGVPAEVIVAIIGVETSYGGNMGNYRVVDALSTLGFDYPKRGEFFRKELANYLRITYKEKLDPLTFKGSYAGAMGYGQFMPSSYLQYAVDFNGDGVPDIWEDPVDAIGSVANYFAGHGWVAGGVTVLPVMPPAGEGWKSLVQTGLKPNTPLNQIRQAGIRVPDFLGNQNGLLMALETDKGQEYWLGLDNFYVITRYNHSRHYAMAVYQLAHEVKMARDAAGEKSK, from the coding sequence ATGGGAAAGGCACGGTTATACGCAGGTATGGTTCTGGCCCTGTCACTGCTGGGCAACGCCTGGGCAGATGGATATGCAGACTATCCCGAAGCGCAACAGATGGCGCAGCAGCTGGATAAAGAAGGGATCCGCAAGGACTGGGTACTTCAGGTGTTGTCTCAGGCGGAACGTAAGGACAGCATTCTAGAAGCTATCAGCAAACCGGCCGAGCGTCGTCTGAACTGGTCGGAATACCGCAAGATCTTTCTAACTCAGGCCCGCATCAACAAGGGTGTTGCCTTCTGGAATGCCAATGAATCGGCATTAAGTCGTGCCGAAGCCCAGTATGGTGTGCCTGCCGAGGTTATCGTTGCCATCATCGGTGTAGAAACCAGTTATGGCGGCAATATGGGTAATTACCGTGTGGTTGATGCGCTCTCAACACTGGGCTTTGACTATCCAAAACGGGGCGAGTTCTTCCGTAAGGAGCTGGCCAATTACCTGCGTATTACCTACAAAGAAAAACTCGACCCGCTGACCTTTAAAGGGTCTTATGCCGGCGCGATGGGGTATGGACAATTCATGCCCAGCAGCTACCTGCAGTATGCCGTCGACTTCAATGGCGATGGCGTTCCTGATATCTGGGAAGATCCTGTTGATGCCATTGGCAGTGTGGCCAACTACTTCGCTGGTCACGGTTGGGTAGCGGGTGGGGTGACCGTATTGCCGGTTATGCCACCTGCAGGTGAGGGCTGGAAGTCGCTTGTGCAGACGGGGCTCAAACCGAATACGCCACTCAACCAGATACGTCAGGCCGGTATCCGTGTACCTGATTTTCTGGGCAATCAGAATGGTTTGCTGATGGCACTGGAAACAGACAAAGGGCAGGAGTACTGGCTGGGTCTGGATAACTTCTATGTTATTACCCGTTATAACCATAGCCGTCACTACGCTATGGCGGTCTATCAGTTGGCTCATGAAGTAAAGATGGCGCGTGACGCCGCTGGAGAAAAAAGTAAATGA
- the rodA gene encoding rod shape-determining protein RodA has translation MKQVDFQRSLQGGADGFAPPPTIWQKLHLDPWLMLPFLLLMGYGLIILYSASEGDMGYVERQALRFLMAFMVMWGFAWIPPRYLRNIAPWLYVFVVGLLLAVLLVGVGAKGAQRWLEIPGLPRFQPAELMKLVLPMTIALWLSNKKIPPRFSHIIIGLLIIAIPVLMIAKQPDLGTSILIAASGVFAILLAGVPWRWVLLALGAAISALPGLWMVMREYQRQRVLTFLDPESDPLGSGWNIIQSKTAIGSGGLFGKGWMAGTQSQLHFLPESHTDFIVAVLGEEFGFVGIAVLLCLYMMILARGLYLSTQAEDLFGRLLSGSLVLTFFVYIFVNIGMVSGLLPVVGVPLPLVSYGGTSVVTLMTSFGMVMSVYSHRSRQGLMHK, from the coding sequence ATGAAACAGGTGGACTTTCAGCGGTCATTGCAAGGCGGTGCAGATGGTTTTGCACCGCCACCGACAATCTGGCAGAAGCTGCACCTGGATCCCTGGCTGATGCTGCCTTTCCTGCTGCTGATGGGATATGGCCTGATCATTCTCTACAGTGCCTCGGAAGGCGACATGGGATATGTCGAGCGTCAGGCGCTGCGTTTTCTCATGGCCTTTATGGTGATGTGGGGGTTTGCCTGGATACCGCCGCGTTACCTTCGCAATATTGCGCCCTGGCTCTATGTCTTTGTCGTGGGATTGTTGCTGGCAGTGCTGCTGGTCGGTGTGGGGGCCAAAGGCGCGCAGCGCTGGCTGGAGATCCCTGGCCTGCCGCGCTTTCAGCCTGCCGAGTTGATGAAGCTGGTACTGCCGATGACCATTGCTCTGTGGCTGTCGAACAAAAAGATCCCACCGCGCTTCAGTCATATCATTATCGGCTTGCTGATTATTGCTATTCCGGTACTAATGATCGCCAAGCAGCCTGACCTTGGAACATCGATCCTGATTGCTGCATCCGGGGTCTTTGCTATCTTGCTGGCAGGTGTCCCCTGGCGCTGGGTGTTACTGGCGCTTGGTGCTGCTATCTCTGCTTTGCCTGGGTTATGGATGGTGATGCGAGAGTATCAGCGTCAGCGTGTACTGACTTTTCTTGATCCTGAAAGCGATCCGCTGGGTTCTGGCTGGAATATTATCCAGTCGAAAACGGCTATTGGTTCCGGCGGCCTGTTCGGCAAGGGCTGGATGGCTGGCACTCAGTCACAGCTGCATTTCCTGCCAGAAAGTCATACTGACTTTATCGTGGCGGTATTAGGTGAGGAGTTTGGCTTCGTTGGTATTGCCGTACTGCTATGCCTGTACATGATGATTCTGGCACGTGGGCTATATCTGTCGACGCAGGCAGAAGACCTGTTCGGCCGGCTGCTGTCGGGTAGTCTGGTGCTGACTTTCTTCGTCTATATCTTCGTTAACATCGGCATGGTCAGTGGCCTGCTGCCGGTAGTAGGTGTTCCCTTACCGCTGGTAAGTTATGGCGGGACCTCGGTGGTTACTTTGATGACAAGCTTTGGTATGGTGATGTCCGTGTATTCACACCGCTCGCGGCAGGGATTAATGCATAAGTAG
- the mrdA gene encoding penicillin-binding protein 2, producing MPGSFQRDQLTIRNHGQEKRLFNSRVVTAWLLIMVLILVLIGRLLYLQVYQYDRFVTLSDQNRVQLVPIAPTRGLIYDSKGDLLADNRPNFTLTVTKEKADDIDQLIDDIGHIITLDQTDVDRFKRRMKLRRRPYESVPLKLSLSEEEIAAISVNQYRLPGVQVEADLVRHYPYSSDIVHAMGYVGRINERELQQVNAENYSATHYIGKLGVERYYEDALHGQVGMQKVETNARGRILRVLEKEMPKPGLDLTLYLDLDLQHMAEKALAGRRGAVVALDPKTGGILALVSVPGYDPNEFVTGISFNRYKALQDDPDLPLFNRSLTGRYPPASTVKPMMGIAANESGTINLGYKVFDPGWYQINGKGRKYRDWKRWGHGLLDLDQAIAQSCDVFFYDVGHKMGIDVMSDWFHRFGYGQVGSLDLPEASKAILPSRDWKQRMYKQAWFPGDSVNMSIGQGYFLATPMQLATSTAIIANRGKWVMPRMLKHFGDPEHVITADMDPMVAEYERRAAEQRAQLPPDIDLKNPQLWDYITNAMVNVVNGRTGTARKIGKDAAYKIAGKTGTAQVVGIKQDERYDASKLDERHRDHSLFIGFAPADDPKLVVSVIVENSAGAAAGVARQVMDAYLLGKDPDDNPIGDIPHDAD from the coding sequence ATGCCCGGCTCCTTTCAACGCGATCAGCTGACAATACGCAATCACGGACAGGAGAAGCGCCTGTTCAACAGCCGGGTAGTGACTGCCTGGCTGCTGATCATGGTACTTATCCTGGTGTTGATCGGGCGGCTGCTCTATCTGCAGGTCTACCAGTACGACCGCTTCGTCACGCTGTCTGATCAGAACCGGGTACAGCTGGTGCCCATTGCCCCCACCCGCGGACTGATTTATGACTCCAAGGGCGATTTGCTGGCGGACAACCGGCCGAACTTTACACTCACCGTCACCAAGGAAAAGGCGGATGACATTGATCAGCTGATTGATGACATTGGTCATATCATTACGCTCGATCAGACTGATGTGGACCGCTTCAAGCGTCGCATGAAACTGCGTCGCAGGCCCTATGAGTCAGTACCTCTGAAGCTGTCACTCAGCGAAGAGGAAATCGCGGCCATCTCTGTGAATCAGTACCGTTTGCCGGGCGTTCAGGTTGAGGCTGATCTGGTGCGGCATTACCCCTATTCGTCAGATATCGTTCATGCGATGGGATATGTCGGGCGAATCAACGAGCGTGAGCTGCAGCAGGTTAATGCTGAGAATTACAGTGCCACCCACTACATCGGTAAGCTGGGTGTTGAGCGTTACTATGAAGATGCTCTGCATGGCCAGGTCGGGATGCAGAAGGTTGAAACCAATGCCCGTGGACGCATCCTGCGGGTACTGGAAAAGGAAATGCCCAAGCCGGGTCTGGATCTGACGCTGTATCTGGATCTGGATCTGCAGCATATGGCAGAAAAGGCGCTGGCAGGGCGTCGTGGAGCGGTAGTTGCTCTGGATCCTAAGACAGGCGGCATTCTGGCGCTGGTTAGCGTGCCGGGATATGACCCCAACGAGTTTGTCACAGGGATCAGTTTCAACCGCTACAAGGCCCTGCAGGATGACCCGGACCTGCCGTTGTTCAACCGTTCTCTGACCGGTCGCTACCCACCTGCTTCCACCGTCAAGCCCATGATGGGTATTGCTGCCAACGAGTCAGGTACCATCAATCTGGGCTACAAGGTGTTTGACCCGGGCTGGTACCAGATTAACGGCAAGGGGCGTAAGTACCGTGACTGGAAGCGCTGGGGGCACGGCCTGCTGGATCTTGATCAGGCGATCGCGCAGTCCTGCGACGTTTTCTTCTACGATGTCGGCCACAAGATGGGCATTGACGTCATGTCCGACTGGTTCCATCGCTTTGGTTATGGCCAGGTGGGCAGCCTTGACCTGCCTGAAGCCAGCAAGGCCATCTTGCCTTCCCGTGACTGGAAACAGCGTATGTATAAGCAAGCCTGGTTCCCCGGCGACTCGGTCAACATGAGCATCGGTCAGGGGTATTTTCTCGCGACGCCGATGCAGCTTGCCACTTCCACCGCGATTATTGCCAACCGTGGCAAGTGGGTCATGCCGCGCATGCTCAAGCATTTTGGCGACCCGGAGCATGTGATCACCGCGGACATGGACCCTATGGTGGCAGAGTATGAACGCCGCGCTGCGGAGCAACGGGCGCAGCTGCCACCGGATATCGATCTGAAAAATCCGCAGCTGTGGGATTACATCACTAATGCCATGGTCAACGTGGTCAATGGCCGCACCGGTACTGCCCGTAAAATTGGTAAAGATGCGGCTTACAAGATCGCAGGTAAGACCGGTACTGCGCAGGTAGTGGGGATCAAACAGGATGAGCGCTACGACGCCAGCAAGCTGGATGAGCGCCACCGTGACCACAGTCTGTTCATTGGTTTTGCTCCGGCGGATGATCCCAAACTGGTCGTTTCCGTCATTGTGGAGAACAGTGCCGGGGCGGCAGCAGGTGTTGCCAGGCAAGTGATGGATGCCTATCTGCTGGGTAAGGACCCGGACGACAATCCCATCGGCGATATTCCTCATGATGCTGACTGA